Sequence from the Bubalus kerabau isolate K-KA32 ecotype Philippines breed swamp buffalo chromosome 17, PCC_UOA_SB_1v2, whole genome shotgun sequence genome:
ccgcccctgggattctccaggcaataacactggagtggcttgccatttccttctccaatgcatgaaagtgaaaattgaaagtgaagtcgctcagttgtgtccgactcttagcgaccccatggactacagcccaccaggctcctctatccatgggattttccaggcaagagtactggagtggggtgccattgccttctcctgagcaCCCTGCAACTTCAGAGAGGGACCCAGAGGTTGCCTCTGGGAATCAGCCTCTGAAGTAGCATACGCACAGACGATGGGAATATGAAAAGAAGGAATAGCTGAATCAACTCAGAGTTATTGGAAAAGCTTCTGGGCTCAGTCGGGTGCCCTCCCATCCTTTTCTAGTATCCCCCGCTTCTCCCAGCGTCTGTCATCTCCCCCAGCATCCTCTCTTCACCCAGTTTCCCTTCACCTTTCCTAGACTCCCCACATTTCTCCCAGAAGCTTTATCAGCAGGTCCATTCCAGAAACACATTCTCACATCAACCAGTAACACCTCATCTCCTTAAGTCTAATGCACAACTGGTTATAAAAGGCACAAAAATTATATGTGACACTgcgaaagaggaaaaaaaacctgTCAGTTAAATTGTGATTTGCCGTTGATCCTGATTTCAGAGGAGATGTTAAAATGCAGGGAGTGGGAGAAAGGTGTGTTTTAGAATCAGTGGAATATGGTAACACTAAGAGCCTTGTTGAGCATCTTGCTATCTTACCTGAGAGTTACAGACCATTTCCATATGCAGTGTCTTGTTGTTAATGGCTAGTAAGCAGGCACTATATGCCCAGAACCACCATAGGCTCTTGGGTATTCAGTTCTTTGCTCTTATGGAAATCACAGGCTAGTTGGTGATCTTGGGAGGCAGGCCCAGAGAACATGTACAGAATGATTCAAGGCTAGTCTGTATGGTGTGGACAGTAAATGTAATAAGTGCTTGAAAAAGGATGGATCAAATTCAGCCAAAGTGGTCCAAGTAGGCTTCATGGCGGGGAGAAGGAGACTCAAGCCAGAAGATGAAGATGGAAAACGGGGACAAGAGACGTTACGGAGGAGGGAGAAGTGGGGATAAAGGGAGCATGGAATGGAGATGAGGCTACAGGGCAAGTGCTCGGGACAGCAGAGAAGGTCCTTTGTCCAGAGCTGAGGAGCAGCATCGGGGTGTCACGGGAGTGCACACTGGACAGGCAGGACAACGCCAGACTACAGAAGGCCCTCAGTGCCACGCACCTCTCCGTGTGCCAGGCATCACGGAGCCAGCACAGGTTGTGAGCAGGGGAGTAACCTGGTGAACACACTCAGGGAACACTGTTGTGCAAGATGAGCTGGAGGCAGAAGCCAGGACAGCAACCGTTCCTCTAAGCCCCGTGATGAAGGAAGGTGACCTCTGAGAGGTCTGTAATGGAGGATCACATGCCTGAAAGGGCCTGGGGAACAGTTCTTGCAGGAGGTCTAAGCCATGCCTTGAGGGAAAGGACTCCCAGACTCTTTACAGAATTGTTCCTACAGGGCCTGGGCCAACTGGGCATTTGCCTGCTCTATTCCCAGGAGGTACAGCTATATGAAGAACCATCCCCTACTCAGTAAAACTGGTACCACTTATTAGATGCAAGGGCTGAAGAACACATTGCCTATATTTGTACAGATTGTCAATCACCACATAAGTGGgtcttacctggtggtccagtggctctgtgatcccaatgcagggggccagggttcgatccctggccagggaactagatcccatgtagaacaactaagagtttgcatgccgcaactaagagccagcacagccaaataaatatttttttttaaaaaatcaccatatagggaattccctggtggttcataggTTGGgaatccgcctggcaatgcagaagacatgggtccgacccctggtacaggaagatcccacgtgccacagagcaaccaagcctgttcactgcaaccactgagcccatgtgcccagcAAACCTGCGAGCCTCAGCtaagagtagtccctgcttgccacaatcagagaaagcccacacacagcaatgaagacccggcagagccaaaaataaataaacctgtaAATGTGTAACACCGGAGTGAACCCTAATGGAGACTATGAATTTTAGTAatgtattcagtcagttcagttcagttcagtcactcagtcgtgtctgactctttgcgatcccatgaatcacagcatgccaggcctccctgtccatcaccaactcctggagttcactcaaactcacgtccatcgagtcggtgatgccatccagccatctcatcgtctgttgtccccttctcctcctgcccccaatccctccaatccttcccagtataataataatgtattaatgATAATTCATCAACTGTACCAAACATCACATTAATAACCCATATTAGTAATGTGCGGCACTGTGTATCTGTGGTGGTGTGGCTATATGGAGCTCTCTACACTTTCGCCTCAACTGTTCTGTAAATTAAAAccgtccttaaaaaaaaacaccaattattactgaaaactgaaaaagtaTACAGTGAAAATGATTCATCCAATGTTATGGATTTTGCCAGCAGAGAGCAGATAGTTTAAGTCCCAGATTCTAAaccagcctcagcttcctcctctgggGTTAACGGTCACGCTTCATAGGCTCACAGGTTCCAGAACACCATCGCTGATTATGTTGCCTATGTGACTTCCGTGGACAGGGAGAAGAGGAGTCTTCTCTGGGCTGGGAGGCAGACCAGGGCAAGCAAGACCCGGAGGCACCTTGTCATCCAAGAAAGGTTTCCCAGCTGCGGGAGGACATTGGAAAGTACctggccccagcccagcctcttCTGGGCCAGCTGGTCTGCTGGCCTCTGTGCCTAACTCGCTTCACTGGGGCCCGGGACAGAGCCTCCAAGGAGGCCAGCAGGAGGGCTCCACAGCCTGACACCAGTGCAGGGCGGGGCCTGCAGAGCAAGGAGGACCAGAAGGGTCACCACCCTGCCCTGGTGTACCCCCTCCTCTGtgaggccctgggaagccccagatcacCTTCTTCATCCGTGAAACAGCACTGCCCGGGCCCGCTCCCAGGGTGGCAGCGAGGGGCCAGGAGGCAGTGGGGGACCAGGAGGCAGTGGGGGAGAAATCTTAAGGGTACGTTATGCAGCCAAACAGCAAGTGGCACTGTTTCTACTGCTGTCAGATCAGCTACCAGTGTGAAGCCTCCAAGACCccaaggggagagagaaagactcCTGATTTCTAAACACATGAATtcacctctccaagcctcagtcacctcatctgtaatatgggaGAATCCCAGGATCTGTATGGATTGGGTGAAATAGTGACCAACTGGCATGAAGATGcctttatctttatttaaaaaaaatttttttggtcatgtgtaaaatcttagttccccaaccagggatcgaagacTGGTTGGGGAACCAGTCTGCAGCAGGAGCACGAAGACTTAcccactgagccccagggaagtccagagatgTCTTTACATGGTAGCTGCCTGCACCTTCATAAGGTGTCAAGGCCAGCCCCACGAACTGGGTCATTCTGTAAGGCCACCACCCCGGCCAGGGCTCCCTCTATAACTCTGAGGACACAGGAGGCCATGGTACTGCCACTGTTAGGGATGGCATCTATTGACTTGTGGGTGCTAAGCCTGGGAACTTGGACAAATTGAATCATGCAGACTAGGTCTTGGCACCCAAACAGCTGCGTTGGAAAAAACACAGTTGCAAAAGAAGACAGAATGAACTCACTCAACAGCTATGGAAAAGACTTGGAACCTTGAAGAGAATTGTCAAGCCGGGTCCTGTTTACCAGAAGGCGAAGGGGGATGTTGAGTGACCAGGAGCCTGGCTCTTAATTCAGGCCAGTGTTGTCTGCCTAGGGTTAACCTTGAACCCTGGAGCCAAGCAGGTGGGGCCTGGCTCCATAGAAAAACCAGATGGAGGGAGTGGGGCAGCTGCTAGATCCCTGCCTCGTGAGAGTGTCAACACCCAGGGAGACTGCCACCGGGGCAGGGGAGCAGGGAGCAGCCAGCTTGCAGAGGCAGAGGGCTAGCGCCAGGCTGCTTGTGTTCTAACTCCAGCTCTGTGGCCTACTGGCTGACCTTGGGCGGGAGACTTAAGCCTGGGAACTGGCAGCGGGGCCTCAGCTCCCGGCTGTAAAATGGAGACGATAGTAGCACCCACCATCTGGGCTTGTGAGGATCTCAGATGAAGCCGGTTCAGCATTTAACACGGTCTCCACCCAGAATGGCAGCAGCTGTCATTACTGTTATTTAGGGGAAGGCTGGCAGCATGCCTTCCCCCTGCCTGTCCCCTTCCTCTGACTTGGGTCGCATCTTTACACAGGCTTGGACTGGATCACATCACAGAGGCACAGAGCCTAGGAAACCCTCTGCCCTACCCTTGCCTCATGCAAGAGTCTCATCTACAACTTGCCCAAACTCTCCTTACATGCCTCTACTAACGGGGAGCTCAGCACTCCATAAGACAGCCCATTCCACATTCAAACAGCTCTGATCACAAGTTCTTCAGGTGGATCTAAAATCTCCTCCCTTTCAAACTGTCCCTTAGtgggagtgatttttttttttttaccagggACTTTCCAGTGTCTGGAACCTACTCATCCCACAAATGCCAGGAGCCCTCTGGGCAGGGCCTCAGTCATTCCTTAAGGAAGTCTCCCCTGAACCTCATCCTGAACATCTCATGCAGAACAGCACAGCCACTCCCCACAGGGACACACGAATCTTCTCCAGTGCTGGGTCTGTGAGGCAAAAAGTCTTGGATGTGTCCAGAACCTGACATTAATAATAATTCAGTTCACTTGCTTCATTCAATTCTTAATCCCTATGAGGCATATACTACTTATCCCCCCACACCAAGTTTTAAACAGTAGTGCTATACACATAACAGCAAATCTTAACCATTTCTAACTGTCCATgtcagtggtattaagtacatttactttgttgtgcaaccattaccaccGTCTGTCTCTAGAAGTATTtcatcttccaaaactgaaactctaaaccCACTGAACGATAACTTCCccattccttccttcccccagctcctggcaactgCTATTCTACTTACTGCTTCTACACATTTGACTCCTTTTAGTTGCCTCCCATAAGTGCGATCATACAGAATCTGTCTTTCTTTGTCTAGCTTATTTTGCTTAATAtcctcaaggttcacccatgtcATAGCATGCTCCAAATTCCCTTCCTTGAGGGGAAGATTGAGGAGGCCTGTGGGTGATAAAGCTTGGATGTGGTGAGAGAATCCTGAGCCAGAACGTGGGCATTCTCATGCTACAAGAGACCAGAGGCACCCAGCAAGCTTGACGAGCAGGGCCTGACCTTTCTGAGCAGCTGGCCACAGTAGCAAGTCCACATCTCTTTGGCCTTTTAGACTCATCGCCCTGACCTCAGCCTTGCTCACTGTAGCTACATCCCCACTCATCTACCTCTTCACCCACAAGATGGCCCCAAACGGGAAGTCCTAGCTAGTTCTCCAGGCGTGGCTATTGAGCCTTCCTGGCTGAGATGCACAGACAGAACTCTTGGCAGCTGCTGGGAAGCTCCAGAGTACATTCCCAGGATGACTGCAACCCTGTTCCGGGGTACACTACTCCCCAGTTGTGGGACACGGCTGTCAGACAAAAGTGTGCAGAGTAGTCAGAGCCCAGAAGCTCCAGGATTCTCACAGACTTAGAGGCCGCCGTTCTCAGACTGCCGTGGAGCCTctctgggtcacagagtcagactgtCCACTTCAGACAGGATGCCTCTTCCTCCCAAGACCAAGGCTGGGTCCCGGACAGCTACCATGGACAGACAGTGTTACAGGGGTGGGGAGTGTGGCCTCCAGAGACACTTTGCAGACgcccagaagaaaggagctggaagaaacctgagtgccttAAATCTCACTGGAGGCTGGAGAGAAGACCCTGGCTCTGAGGATGGCAGAGCTGGACCAGAGCCCCAGAGCCCTGGGGCCCAACTCGCAAGCCAGGCTCCCCCACACCAGCTTATCTTGTCCTCCTTGCCCCCC
This genomic interval carries:
- the LOC129632090 gene encoding uncharacterized protein LOC129632090, translated to MGSLKRAALGGSTITFISRRREVPRSSRPARSFPRHSGMQTGLLGLVPALRLPSRHRLRFTEAESSRRGKCGAGDPAKRLRAGPPKPHAHASRAHPVGSCRWLTGALALLGRLPCGEKLLKERAVLQDLPETSVGPDAGPAAARRVPLSTAQWWAPSGSTPPPLPSPDFPSARLKPRPASSLGRGEAGARWNLQSERGLGVRLPASRTGEEESSLGWEADQGKQDPEAPCHPRKVSQLREDIGKYLAPAQPLLGQLVCWPLCLTRFTGARDRASKEASRRAPQPDTSAGRGLQSKEDQKGHHPALVYPLLCEALGSPRSPSSSVKQHCPGPLPGWQRGARRQWGTRRQWGRNLKGTLCSQTASGTVSTAVRSATRLTLNPGAKQVGPGSIEKPDGGSGAAARSLPRESVNTQGDCHRGRGAGSSQLAEAEG